AAGAAGGTCAAGTATATGGATTCTGAAAAAGATAAAAAAGTAAAGCGAATAGCACGTTTCCTCGAAATCGGAGGAACAATGCTTGCTGAGCATTGTAAAGTTTGTGGAGCCCCAAAATTCCGTTATCAAGGTAAAGTAATTTGCCCTATATGTGATGTCCCGGAAGAGGAAGAAGCTCAAGAACCAGCCTTAGATGCCCAGGCTCCTGAGTCCAGATCGTACACAGAAAAAGACAGATCTTCTTTTGAGACCAAGAAAAGAATCCAGGCTCACAGGCAAAAACCTCGTTTTGGGCTGAGAACCTCGGAAGCTGCTGTAGAAGAGGAAAAAGCTATCGAGTCACCAGAAGAGGAGATTTCCAGGGCACCTCAAGAAAAAGAAGAAACAGAAAATACAATTCCTGTAACTCCTGTGGCTTCTGTAACACCTGCAGCCCAGGCAGTACCCACAGGAAGAGTGGAAAAACTGGCTGCCTCATCGAAAGTATCCGTAACTCACGGAGACCGGAAAATACTGGAAGACCTTCTCTTTAAAAAGATGATCAATATTGCAGATTCCCTCCAGGATGAAACCGATCCGCGCAGTATTGCCGAGGATTTAGGGCTAATTGAAAAAGGACTTGGGCTT
The Methanosarcina thermophila TM-1 genome window above contains:
- a CDS encoding Sjogren's syndrome/scleroderma autoantigen 1 family protein, whose product is MDSEKDKKVKRIARFLEIGGTMLAEHCKVCGAPKFRYQGKVICPICDVPEEEEAQEPALDAQAPESRSYTEKDRSSFETKKRIQAHRQKPRFGLRTSEAAVEEEKAIESPEEEISRAPQEKEETENTIPVTPVASVTPAAQAVPTGRVEKLAASSKVSVTHGDRKILEDLLFKKMINIADSLQDETDPRSIAEDLGLIEKGLGLIERLRQL